The following DNA comes from Candidatus Micrarchaeia archaeon.
CGCCTAGGCCCGGAGACGGCCTCGCTTACTCGTACTCTGCGCAGGATTTCAACGGAACCGTGGTGTTCCTTTTCGGGCGCAAGACGATTCCGTCTGCAAACCTGTCCCAGCACGTTTACGCGAACTGCACGCTCGTGGTAATCCAGGGCATCAATTCTTCAATGTGCATAAATTCCGACGGCACGGACGGGTCCGACAACGCCGGCCTAGCTGACGGGTTTTTCTTTTTCTCGCCCTGGATGCTCGCGGCTTCCGAGAACCTCAGCTGGAACTCCAGCGTGCTCAACAGCATAGATGGCAGCGAGGTAGAGTACACGTCGGTGCGGTTCGACAGGAGCGGAACGTACCTAGGAAGGGCCGCGTTCATATTCAACGTGACAGAGCGCGACCTTTTCAGGGAGACGAACAAAACCGTTTGGGTGGACCGGAGCGAGCGGGTACTCCTGAAAGAAGAATGGGAAAACGGGACAATAGAGCTCATTCAGGGCTATTTTCCCTTACAACAACGAGCGGAATGACTCCTTCTCCGAGCTCCTTCTCGGCAATCTTTATGTAATCCACTTCGTTCTCAATGCCGGACGCGAGCGGAGGGGCTCCGAAATAGAGTTGAAGGGCCCTTGCCCCTATAATCCTAGCTCTCTCGTACTTTGTGAGTTCCACAAAAATCACCATCAGCTATTTTTGGCACTCTTTGCCTTTCTTGGAGAAGTGCTATCCACT
Coding sequences within:
- a CDS encoding DNA-directed RNA polymerase subunit K, whose amino-acid sequence is MELTKYERARIIGARALQLYFGAPPLASGIENEVDYIKIAEKELGEGVIPLVVVRENSPE